A single window of Mycolicibacterium madagascariense DNA harbors:
- a CDS encoding MspA family porin, with protein MLNRVALLASACMLTSMGAAPVALADPPADPDPAVVPAADPGPPPPDDGVVASSPPGVVTTPDGWVLTVAATNETELPVAPLTTALSSREYLVGGTFTGTVTGSGKTKLSGGTLEAGYQIGCGIELGQLRLIGQAGVTVGLGFTGSAAAGGLTGIGLGSVQFPLSGTIEIHPKPGSVSTVTVDKKSFKAAPARVTLKDTHIKVDGCVGQSFLRSYATLTSSTTDTDDVVAYYGVTKSV; from the coding sequence ATGTTGAATCGTGTCGCCCTGCTGGCCTCGGCTTGCATGCTCACCTCGATGGGTGCGGCGCCGGTGGCGCTCGCCGATCCGCCCGCTGATCCGGATCCGGCGGTGGTGCCTGCTGCTGATCCGGGTCCGCCGCCGCCGGATGACGGTGTGGTGGCGTCCTCGCCGCCGGGGGTGGTGACCACGCCGGACGGGTGGGTGTTGACGGTGGCGGCGACCAATGAGACCGAGTTGCCGGTGGCGCCGTTGACCACGGCGTTGTCCTCGCGGGAGTACCTGGTGGGTGGCACGTTCACCGGCACGGTGACCGGGTCGGGCAAGACCAAGCTCTCCGGGGGCACGTTGGAGGCGGGCTATCAGATCGGGTGTGGCATCGAGCTGGGTCAGTTGCGGTTGATCGGGCAGGCCGGTGTGACGGTGGGTCTGGGCTTCACCGGGAGCGCCGCGGCGGGCGGGTTGACCGGCATCGGGTTGGGCAGCGTGCAGTTCCCGTTGTCGGGGACCATCGAGATCCACCCGAAGCCGGGTTCGGTGTCCACGGTGACGGTGGACAAGAAGTCGTTCAAGGCCGCCCCGGCGCGGGTGACGTTGAAGGACACTCACATCAAGGTCGATGGGTGCGTGGGTCAGTCGTTCCTGCGGTCCTATGCCACGTTGACCAGTTCGACCACCGACACCGATGACGTGGTGGCCTACTACGGCGTCACCAAGTCGGTCTAG
- a CDS encoding MspA family porin gives MLNRFATLAAVCIAIPVGTAPVALADPPAPDPAIQPAADPAGPPPPPVDTGAVPSAAPGILDTPDGWHLSVVGSNETQLPVAPLTTAISSREYLISGTFTGTITGGGKTKLAGGSLEAGEQIGCGIISDEEEINPGAAVTPGLAAGFLPSFSAGISLQGKVYLKPGTVTTVALDKKSFKGTSTRITLTGVRVKTDTCAGQSFIRSYATLTSSTDNTDDVITYLGVTKSV, from the coding sequence ATGTTGAACCGTTTTGCGACGCTGGCAGCTGTCTGCATTGCGATACCCGTTGGCACGGCGCCGGTGGCGTTGGCCGATCCGCCGGCCCCGGACCCGGCGATCCAGCCCGCCGCCGATCCGGCAGGCCCGCCGCCTCCTCCGGTGGACACCGGCGCGGTGCCCTCGGCGGCGCCCGGGATCCTGGACACCCCCGACGGGTGGCACCTCAGCGTGGTGGGCAGCAACGAGACTCAGCTGCCGGTCGCACCGCTGACGACGGCGATCTCCTCGCGGGAGTACCTGATCTCGGGAACGTTCACCGGCACGATCACCGGCGGCGGCAAGACGAAGTTGGCCGGTGGTTCGCTGGAGGCCGGCGAGCAAATCGGTTGCGGCATCATCTCCGACGAGGAGGAGATCAACCCGGGTGCCGCCGTCACCCCGGGTCTCGCGGCCGGCTTCCTGCCGTCGTTCAGCGCGGGCATCAGCTTGCAGGGCAAGGTCTACCTCAAGCCGGGCACGGTGACCACGGTCGCGCTGGACAAGAAGTCCTTCAAGGGAACGTCGACACGCATCACCCTGACCGGGGTGCGGGTCAAGACCGACACCTGCGCCGGTCAGTCGTTCATCCGCTCGTACGCGACGCTGACGAGTTCGACCGACAACACCGACGACGTCATCACCTACCTCGGCGTCACCAAGTCCGTCTAG